The following proteins are encoded in a genomic region of Deltaproteobacteria bacterium:
- a CDS encoding glycosyltransferase family 4 protein produces MYREVFGLRDRGWRVAVASVHPPQRDLGEAALDALADEAIVAYRPGVVGRAIAEWLRHPLRASSTLLDGLRLSLFGSDVSLAGRPKVIWQTLAALGIADEVRRLDVSRIHAHMAHVPTTIAMILARHLGLPFSFTGHAVDLFRDGSLLREKLRRAAFCACISEWHRAFYQSIDRLSVDRLPVIRCGVDIERFAPRGESRRTDGRRQIVAVGRLVPKKGFDLLLDAAPALLERHRDLVIRIAGDGPEREALTARWRSLGAPKNIELLGAATNEDVRRMLRDADLFVLPCRIDDSGDRDGIPVVLMEAMACGTPVVSGDLPAIRELITDGDTGLLVPSDDSAALAAAIERVLTDRALAGRLAARGRERVVEEFALEINLRRLTRAFGEPEELHDTERKPGALASAAPT; encoded by the coding sequence GTGTATCGCGAGGTGTTCGGCCTGCGCGACCGGGGATGGCGGGTGGCGGTGGCGAGCGTTCACCCGCCGCAGCGCGACCTCGGCGAGGCGGCGCTCGATGCGCTCGCGGATGAGGCGATCGTGGCGTACCGCCCGGGCGTCGTCGGCCGCGCCATCGCGGAGTGGCTTCGCCATCCCCTGCGAGCGTCGAGCACTCTGCTAGATGGACTGCGACTTTCGCTGTTCGGCTCCGATGTGTCGCTCGCCGGGCGCCCGAAGGTGATCTGGCAGACGCTGGCCGCGCTGGGGATCGCCGACGAGGTGCGGCGGCTCGACGTTTCGCGCATTCACGCGCACATGGCGCACGTGCCGACGACGATCGCGATGATCCTCGCTCGCCACCTCGGCCTGCCGTTCAGTTTCACCGGCCACGCGGTGGACCTGTTCCGCGACGGCTCGCTGCTGCGAGAGAAGCTTCGGCGGGCGGCGTTCTGCGCCTGCATCAGCGAGTGGCACCGCGCGTTCTATCAGTCCATCGATCGGTTGAGCGTCGATCGACTGCCGGTGATCCGCTGCGGCGTGGACATCGAGCGGTTCGCGCCGCGCGGCGAGTCGCGACGAACGGACGGGCGCCGGCAGATCGTCGCAGTCGGTCGCCTCGTTCCAAAGAAAGGGTTCGACCTCTTGCTCGACGCGGCTCCGGCTCTGCTCGAGCGGCACCGCGACCTCGTCATCCGCATTGCGGGCGACGGACCCGAGCGCGAGGCGCTCACGGCACGCTGGCGCTCGCTCGGCGCTCCAAAGAACATCGAGCTACTCGGGGCGGCGACGAACGAGGACGTGCGCCGGATGCTTCGCGACGCGGATCTGTTCGTCCTGCCGTGCCGCATCGACGACTCCGGAGATCGCGACGGCATTCCCGTCGTGCTCATGGAGGCCATGGCCTGTGGAACACCCGTGGTGTCGGGTGATCTGCCCGCGATCCGAGAACTGATCACCGATGGCGACACGGGCCTGCTGGTCCCCTCGGACGATTCCGCCGCGCTCGCGGCTGCGATCGAGCGGGTTCTCACGGATCGCGCGCTGGCGGGCCGACTTGCCGCGCGCGGGCGCGAGCGCGTCGTCGAGGAATTCGCTCTCGAGATCAACCTGCGCCGGCTGACGCGCGCGTTCGGCGAGCCGGAGGAACTGCACGACACCGAGCGCAAGCCGGGCGCGCTGGCCTCCGCCGCACCGACGTGA
- the miaA gene encoding tRNA (adenosine(37)-N6)-dimethylallyltransferase MiaA — translation MSSPSEREPVIVISGPTASGKTALAIELAVRFGGEIVNADSMQVYQGMDIGTAKPSAAERARVPHHLLDIVAPDELYNASRFAADASAAVAAIRARGALPFLVGGTGLYIRALLTGLTTGVGRDAEFRASLEAEHARAVATGDPTRLHRRLAEVDRESAARLHPNDLVRIIRALEIHAASGRAPSQLRREQVPRPRYHALYLALDPGREALAERIDRRCEAMVAGGLLQEVRRLRDAGYGPKLASMKAIGYRHMQPVIDGLETLANVLEALKRDTRQFARRQRTWLRGEAGVEWFDPAKPDALAARIEAFLAARAAA, via the coding sequence ATGTCGTCCCCGAGCGAGCGCGAGCCCGTGATCGTGATCAGCGGCCCCACCGCGTCGGGGAAGACTGCGCTCGCGATCGAGCTGGCCGTGCGCTTCGGCGGCGAGATCGTGAACGCCGATTCGATGCAGGTCTATCAGGGCATGGACATCGGCACCGCGAAGCCGAGCGCCGCCGAGCGCGCGCGGGTGCCGCATCACTTGCTCGACATCGTGGCGCCCGACGAGCTCTACAACGCGTCGCGCTTCGCCGCGGACGCCAGCGCTGCGGTCGCGGCGATCCGCGCGCGCGGGGCGCTGCCGTTCCTCGTCGGCGGTACCGGGCTCTACATCCGCGCGCTGCTCACGGGCCTAACAACCGGAGTAGGGCGCGACGCCGAGTTTCGGGCTTCGCTCGAAGCCGAGCACGCGCGCGCGGTCGCGACAGGCGACCCGACGCGTCTCCACCGCCGCCTCGCCGAGGTCGATCGCGAGAGCGCAGCGCGCCTTCACCCCAACGATCTCGTGCGGATCATCCGCGCGCTCGAGATTCACGCGGCGAGCGGGCGCGCGCCGTCGCAGCTGCGCCGCGAGCAGGTCCCGCGCCCGCGCTACCACGCGCTCTACCTCGCGCTCGATCCGGGCCGCGAGGCGCTCGCCGAGCGCATCGATCGCCGCTGCGAAGCGATGGTCGCCGGCGGGCTGCTGCAGGAGGTGCGGCGGCTGCGCGACGCGGGCTACGGGCCCAAGCTCGCGTCGATGAAGGCGATTGGGTACCGGCACATGCAGCCCGTGATCGACGGCCTCGAGACCCTCGCGAACGTGCTCGAGGCGCTGAAGCGCGACACGCGGCAGTTCGCGCGGCGGCAGCGCACGTGGCTGCGGGGCGAGGCGGGCGTCGAGTGGTTCGACCCCGCGAAGCCGGACGCACTTGCGGCGCGCATCGAAGCCTTCCTCGCTGCTCGCGCCGCGGCCTGA
- the der gene encoding ribosome biogenesis GTPase Der codes for MRLPLVAIVGRPNVGKSTLFNRLTGSRRALVDDTPGVTRDRLAAEVSVRGRSILLVDTAGLDADADSEIDAAVQEQARAAVEAADAILFVTDGQAGLVPQEHEIADLLRRTKRPVALAVNKIDAPRHAPRMLEFHALGLEPVRAISAEHGSGAWDVLEEIVAKLPPPAEQAPEAPLAERPLRVAIVGRPNVGKSSLLNQLAGETRVVVSSEGGTTRDAIDVSVERDGRSYVFVDTAGMRRAGRRDRLVERGSALMAVRAIEDADVALVLLDASEGFTDQDARVLMLVRERGRPCLLLANKWDRVGGEDAAKRARDGIERRLRPVSDVPVLEVSAKTGKNTGRILPLAAKVAEAAAQEIPTSALNRWLQDAVRRHEPSMAQRGTRKRPIKFFYATQAGTRPPTFVLFCTEPREVLDSYRRFLENRLREDFGFAGVPVRLRLRKRHAERET; via the coding sequence ATGCGTCTCCCGCTCGTCGCGATCGTGGGCCGCCCGAACGTCGGCAAATCCACGCTCTTCAACCGGCTGACGGGCTCGCGCCGCGCGCTGGTCGACGACACGCCAGGCGTCACGCGCGACCGCCTCGCGGCGGAGGTCTCGGTGCGCGGCCGCAGCATCCTGCTGGTCGACACCGCGGGGCTCGACGCGGACGCCGACAGCGAGATCGACGCGGCGGTGCAGGAGCAGGCGCGCGCCGCGGTGGAAGCGGCCGACGCGATTCTGTTCGTGACGGACGGCCAGGCGGGCCTCGTGCCGCAGGAGCACGAGATCGCCGACTTGTTACGGCGAACGAAGCGGCCCGTTGCGCTCGCGGTCAACAAGATCGATGCGCCGCGCCACGCGCCGCGCATGCTCGAGTTCCACGCGCTCGGCCTCGAGCCCGTGCGCGCGATCTCGGCGGAGCACGGCTCGGGCGCGTGGGATGTGCTCGAAGAGATCGTCGCGAAGCTGCCGCCGCCGGCCGAGCAGGCGCCAGAGGCGCCGCTCGCCGAGCGTCCGCTGCGCGTCGCGATCGTCGGGCGCCCGAACGTGGGCAAGAGCTCGCTGCTGAATCAGCTCGCCGGCGAGACGCGCGTCGTCGTATCGAGCGAAGGCGGCACCACGCGCGACGCGATCGACGTGAGCGTCGAGCGCGATGGGCGCTCCTACGTGTTCGTCGATACCGCGGGCATGCGGCGCGCGGGCCGGCGCGATCGCCTGGTCGAGCGCGGCAGCGCGCTCATGGCCGTGCGCGCGATCGAGGACGCCGATGTCGCGCTCGTGCTGCTCGATGCCAGCGAGGGTTTCACCGACCAAGACGCGCGCGTCTTGATGCTCGTGCGCGAGCGCGGGCGCCCGTGCTTGCTCCTGGCGAACAAGTGGGATCGCGTCGGCGGCGAGGACGCGGCCAAGCGCGCGCGCGACGGGATCGAGCGGCGGCTGCGGCCGGTCTCCGACGTCCCGGTGCTCGAGGTTTCCGCGAAGACCGGAAAGAACACGGGGCGCATTCTTCCCCTCGCAGCGAAAGTCGCGGAAGCGGCTGCGCAGGAGATCCCGACCTCGGCGCTGAATCGCTGGCTGCAGGACGCCGTGCGCCGCCACGAGCCATCGATGGCGCAGCGCGGAACGCGCAAGCGCCCGATCAAGTTCTTCTACGCCACGCAGGCAGGCACGCGTCCGCCGACCTTCGTGCTGTTCTGCACCGAGCCGCGCGAAGTGCTCGACTCGTACCGGCGCTTCCTCGAAAACCGCCTGCGCGAGGACTTCGGCTTCGCTGGCGTGCCCGTGCGCCTGCGCCTCCGAAAACGCCACGCCGAACGAGAGACGTAG